One genomic window of Evansella cellulosilytica DSM 2522 includes the following:
- a CDS encoding sugar phosphate isomerase/epimerase family protein yields MKLGVFTVLFAEKSFEDMLDHVKASGLKAVEIGTGGYPGNSHCNVDELLESEEKRKQYLEKVHSRGLEISAFSCHGNPISPDKAFAKESHESFLKTVKLAQMLDVPVVNTFSGTPGDSEDGKFPNWPVAPWPNEYADILEWQWEKKLIPYWKEQGHFAKEHGVKIGLELHAGFLVHTPYTMLKLREATNEAIGANLDPSHLWWQGIDPVAAIKILGKENAIHHFHAKDTYIDQDNVNMYGLTDMQPYSSIQTRAWNFRSVGYGHSIQEWSNIVSALRTFGYDYVISIEHEDPIMSIDEGFSRAVKNLKSVIIEEAPTEMWWA; encoded by the coding sequence ATGAAATTAGGTGTATTTACGGTATTATTTGCGGAAAAATCATTTGAGGATATGCTCGATCATGTAAAGGCTTCTGGATTAAAAGCTGTCGAAATTGGCACGGGCGGCTATCCAGGAAATTCACATTGTAATGTCGATGAGTTATTAGAAAGTGAGGAAAAACGCAAGCAATATTTAGAGAAGGTACACTCTCGTGGACTAGAAATAAGCGCTTTTAGTTGTCATGGAAACCCTATCTCACCAGACAAAGCGTTTGCAAAGGAATCTCATGAGTCGTTCTTAAAAACAGTTAAACTAGCGCAAATGTTAGATGTGCCCGTGGTAAATACATTTTCTGGTACACCAGGTGACTCTGAAGATGGGAAATTTCCAAATTGGCCAGTTGCGCCATGGCCAAATGAGTATGCGGATATTCTGGAATGGCAATGGGAGAAAAAATTGATTCCATATTGGAAAGAACAGGGACATTTTGCAAAAGAGCATGGAGTGAAAATTGGTTTAGAGCTCCACGCAGGATTTTTAGTACACACACCATATACGATGCTTAAGTTAAGAGAAGCAACGAATGAAGCTATTGGTGCTAACCTTGATCCTAGTCATCTATGGTGGCAAGGGATTGATCCTGTTGCAGCGATCAAAATATTAGGTAAAGAAAATGCCATTCATCATTTTCATGCAAAAGATACGTACATTGATCAAGATAATGTCAATATGTATGGTCTTACTGATATGCAACCGTATTCAAGTATTCAGACTAGGGCATGGAATTTTAGGTCAGTAGGATATGGACATAGTATCCAAGAATGGTCTAATATTGTAAGTGCATTAAGAACTTTTGGATACGATTACGTTATTAGTATTGAGCATGAAGATCCTATTATGTCTATTGATGAAGGATTTAGTCGGGCTGTGAAGAATTTAAAAAGTGTGATTATTGAAGAAGCACCGACTGAAATGTGGTGGGCATAA
- a CDS encoding YesL family protein, whose translation MDKRGFVGGVYALFEWIMRFSVINLLWLLFNLPILFFIVNLIFAQTIADFILLLIPIIILIPILFFPATTAMFASARSWIVDSEDLPLIRTYWRFYKSNYKKSCLGGIMLTILWVICVVDVYYFAQYNMPLMYVFIAMGLILFVYTINFFSLLSHYEMKLFALLKNTLLVTVASPLLFLTVVLSSALILYMSFEVFPFLIPFFTGAIIAFLSFSAFYRFYLKIEALKEA comes from the coding sequence GTGGATAAAAGAGGATTTGTTGGTGGTGTCTATGCGCTATTTGAATGGATTATGAGGTTCTCTGTTATTAATCTACTATGGCTCCTATTTAATCTGCCTATCTTGTTTTTTATTGTAAATTTAATTTTTGCACAAACAATAGCTGACTTCATTTTATTGCTTATTCCAATTATTATATTGATTCCTATTCTATTTTTTCCTGCAACAACAGCAATGTTTGCTAGTGCTAGAAGCTGGATTGTCGATTCAGAGGATCTTCCATTAATAAGAACTTATTGGAGATTTTATAAAAGCAACTATAAAAAAAGCTGTCTTGGTGGGATAATGTTAACGATATTATGGGTTATTTGTGTAGTAGATGTTTACTATTTTGCACAGTATAACATGCCTCTTATGTATGTTTTCATTGCGATGGGGTTAATACTTTTCGTTTACACGATTAACTTTTTCTCTCTATTATCCCATTATGAAATGAAGCTTTTTGCTCTACTTAAAAACACGTTGCTTGTAACTGTCGCAAGTCCACTATTATTTCTGACAGTAGTACTTAGCAGTGCTTTGATCCTTTATATGAGTTTTGAAGTCTTTCCATTTCTTATACCGTTTTTTACAGGGGCGATTATCGCTTTTCTATCATTTTCTGCCTTTTATCGGTTTTATTTAAAGATTGAAGCACTAAAGGAAGCATAA
- a CDS encoding LacI family DNA-binding transcriptional regulator, with translation MIQSTRDNKKRKVGGTAMVTIKDVAKRVNVSPSTVSRVIANSSRISEKTKERVRRAMDELGYHPNLNARSLSNKATQTIGVIMPITAQYSFQNPFFPEVIRGISMKAYQDNYGLYLSTGQKEEEIFEEVKQMVYGGRVDGILLLYSSINDKIMPFLQEKNFPFVLIGRPHNIDENDITFVNNDNVKKTKTLTEYLLLLGHKKIGFISGSLDYVVTIDNLEGYKTALNNANISIREEYIVLEENYQKEIMETGQDAVIELMSLEERPTALVVTDDIMTFGVLSMLGEMGIRVPEDLSIVSSNNVMISELSSPPMTTADINIYDLGYKGVEYLINKIKEPELPEKKLIVPYKLIKRQSCKKI, from the coding sequence ATGATACAATCAACTCGAGATAATAAGAAGAGAAAGGTAGGGGGTACAGCAATGGTAACGATTAAAGATGTTGCAAAAAGGGTTAATGTCTCCCCTTCCACAGTATCTCGTGTTATCGCAAATAGTTCTAGAATTAGTGAAAAAACGAAAGAGCGAGTTAGGAGAGCAATGGACGAATTAGGGTACCATCCTAACTTAAATGCTAGAAGCTTGTCTAATAAAGCGACGCAAACAATTGGTGTCATTATGCCAATTACTGCACAATATTCTTTTCAAAATCCATTTTTTCCTGAGGTCATTCGGGGTATTAGTATGAAGGCGTATCAGGACAACTACGGTCTATATTTATCGACAGGTCAAAAAGAGGAAGAGATTTTTGAAGAGGTTAAGCAAATGGTTTACGGTGGTAGAGTAGATGGTATATTACTCCTTTACTCTAGTATCAATGACAAAATAATGCCCTTTTTACAGGAGAAGAACTTTCCGTTTGTATTAATCGGAAGACCCCACAATATAGATGAGAATGATATCACGTTTGTCAATAACGATAACGTAAAGAAAACGAAAACACTAACCGAATATTTGCTGCTTTTAGGGCATAAAAAGATTGGCTTTATTAGTGGGAGCTTGGATTATGTAGTGACAATTGATAATTTAGAAGGATATAAGACTGCGTTAAACAATGCAAATATTTCTATACGAGAAGAATATATTGTTCTTGAAGAAAATTATCAAAAAGAAATTATGGAAACGGGACAGGATGCCGTAATAGAGTTAATGTCTCTAGAGGAACGACCTACAGCACTAGTCGTAACCGATGATATTATGACTTTTGGTGTACTGAGTATGCTCGGGGAAATGGGAATTCGCGTGCCGGAAGATCTCTCCATCGTCAGTTCAAACAATGTCATGATTTCGGAGTTATCTTCACCACCGATGACAACTGCTGATATCAATATTTATGATTTAGGTTATAAAGGTGTAGAGTATTTAATTAATAAAATTAAAGAACCTGAATTGCCAGAAAAAAAATTAATTGTTCCGTATAAATTAATTAAAAGGCAATCCTGTAAAAAGATATAA
- a CDS encoding glycoside hydrolase family 13 protein, producing the protein MKQTWWKEAVAYQIYPRSFMDANGDGIGDIKGIISKLDYLRELGIDVIWVCPIFESPNDDNGYDISDYKGIMKDFGTMDDFDLLLKEVHQRGMKIILDLVINHTSDEHPWFIESRSAKNNPYRDYYLWHPGKDGKEPNNWESIFGGSAWEFDETTEEYYMHVFSKKQPDLNWENENVRKDLYEMVNWWLDKGIDGFRVDAISHIKKVPGFPDLQNPDNKRYVPSFEGHMNRPGIHSFLDELKRETFHKYDIMTVGEANGVKVDEAEKWVGEKEGCFNMIFQFEHLDLWGKSTEGRLDLPALKETLTRWQKGLDGLGWNALFLENHDQPRSVSTWGNSGEYRERSAKALATMYFLMQGTPFIYQGQEIGMTNVQFESIDDYNDVAIKNLYKNEMDDGKTHEEVMEIIWKTGRDNSRTPMQWSNESHAGFSTSDPWIKVNPNYKEINVEQSIKNRDSIYHYYKKLIKLRKQEKALVYGSYDLVLESHSKVYAYTRTLYDDKFLIIANLFPEVVTSEFPSHIKEKNMKLMLSNYGDVPSVGKEVTLQPYEARVYRV; encoded by the coding sequence ATGAAACAAACATGGTGGAAGGAAGCAGTTGCGTACCAAATTTATCCGAGAAGCTTTATGGATGCAAATGGAGATGGAATTGGAGATATTAAAGGAATTATTTCAAAATTAGACTATTTAAGGGAACTAGGTATTGATGTCATTTGGGTATGTCCTATTTTTGAATCGCCCAATGACGATAACGGCTATGATATTAGTGATTATAAAGGTATTATGAAAGACTTTGGCACTATGGATGATTTCGATCTATTATTAAAGGAAGTACATCAACGTGGAATGAAGATTATTTTAGATTTAGTCATCAATCATACGTCTGATGAACATCCATGGTTTATCGAATCTCGTTCTGCTAAGAATAATCCGTATCGTGATTACTATTTATGGCATCCAGGTAAAGATGGCAAGGAGCCAAATAACTGGGAGTCAATTTTTGGTGGATCAGCTTGGGAATTTGATGAAACAACGGAAGAGTATTACATGCATGTTTTTTCAAAGAAACAGCCAGATTTAAATTGGGAAAATGAAAATGTTAGAAAAGATTTATATGAAATGGTCAATTGGTGGTTAGATAAAGGAATTGATGGCTTCAGAGTAGATGCTATTTCTCATATTAAAAAAGTTCCGGGTTTCCCAGATTTACAAAATCCAGATAATAAGCGATATGTACCTTCTTTTGAAGGTCATATGAACCGTCCAGGAATACATTCATTTTTAGATGAGCTTAAGCGTGAGACGTTTCATAAATATGATATTATGACGGTCGGTGAAGCGAATGGTGTGAAAGTTGATGAAGCAGAAAAATGGGTAGGTGAAAAAGAAGGCTGCTTTAATATGATCTTTCAGTTTGAACATCTAGACTTATGGGGGAAAAGTACGGAAGGGCGACTAGATCTTCCGGCTTTAAAGGAGACATTAACAAGGTGGCAAAAAGGTCTAGATGGTTTAGGTTGGAACGCCTTATTTTTAGAAAACCATGATCAGCCGCGCTCTGTTTCAACATGGGGAAACAGTGGGGAATATCGCGAGAGATCAGCGAAAGCATTAGCGACGATGTATTTTTTAATGCAAGGTACGCCGTTCATTTATCAAGGGCAAGAGATCGGAATGACAAACGTCCAATTTGAATCTATCGATGATTACAATGATGTAGCAATAAAAAATTTATATAAAAATGAGATGGATGATGGGAAAACGCATGAGGAAGTAATGGAGATTATTTGGAAAACTGGCAGAGATAACTCTAGAACTCCTATGCAATGGTCGAATGAAAGCCATGCAGGGTTTTCTACAAGTGATCCTTGGATAAAGGTTAACCCTAACTATAAAGAAATTAATGTCGAGCAATCTATTAAAAACCGAGATTCTATTTATCATTATTATAAAAAGCTAATTAAGCTTAGAAAACAGGAAAAAGCGTTAGTCTATGGAAGCTATGATTTAGTATTAGAGAGCCATAGTAAAGTGTATGCATATACGAGAACGCTTTACGATGATAAGTTTCTCATCATAGCAAACCTATTTCCTGAAGTAGTAACTAGTGAATTTCCGTCACATATAAAAGAGAAAAACATGAAATTAATGCTAAGTAACTATGGAGATGTACCATCAGTTGGGAAAGAGGTAACACTTCAGCCGTATGAAGCAAGAGTATACCGCGTATAA
- a CDS encoding YetF domain-containing protein — protein sequence MLDYIFLVKALISFFYLFLLTRLMGKKQLAQLTYFDYIVGITIGNFAASMVVEPEIHTIEAMIAVTVWGVLPVAMSILSRQRFFLRRLFEDQPVVVIENGKLCTDILNKENMTVHNVMLMLRKAGHFKLKDIELAILETTGDLSVKTKKNASNVTVNDLKQQNQQQSQEPKILIIEGHILKETMKTLNVTKEWLLAEVKKKGATNLNQVLIAQLQSDGSLYVDIWHEKKEDAL from the coding sequence ATGCTTGATTACATATTTTTAGTGAAAGCACTCATTAGCTTCTTTTATTTATTTCTTTTGACGAGGCTTATGGGAAAAAAACAGTTAGCGCAGTTAACTTATTTTGATTATATCGTTGGAATTACAATTGGAAATTTTGCTGCAAGTATGGTAGTCGAACCTGAAATACACACAATTGAAGCAATGATTGCCGTCACTGTCTGGGGTGTTCTTCCTGTTGCAATGAGTATATTAAGTAGACAGCGGTTTTTTCTACGCAGATTATTTGAGGATCAACCTGTGGTTGTGATAGAAAATGGAAAGCTATGTACAGATATACTTAACAAGGAAAACATGACAGTTCATAATGTTATGCTTATGCTCCGTAAAGCAGGTCATTTTAAGTTAAAAGATATCGAATTAGCCATATTAGAAACAACAGGGGATTTAAGTGTAAAAACGAAAAAAAATGCTAGTAATGTTACAGTAAATGATTTAAAACAACAAAATCAACAACAATCTCAAGAACCGAAAATTTTAATTATTGAAGGCCATATATTAAAAGAAACAATGAAAACATTAAATGTAACAAAGGAATGGCTTTTAGCAGAAGTAAAGAAAAAAGGTGCTACGAATTTAAATCAAGTACTCATTGCCCAATTACAATCAGATGGCAGTTTATACGTAGATATTTGGCACGAAAAAAAGGAGGATGCGTTATAA
- a CDS encoding DUF4363 family protein: MLKLFRSKLFKMIVVGVLIFGISWLHTNMKTVDNPVSRQVDEVRAAVYENDWELVQKEIEKMKDLFDERRGRIELFGPIEHVNDTRVNMTTLVEVARHGEKHDVLRLLAKIEARLDDFIIF; encoded by the coding sequence GTGTTGAAGCTGTTCCGATCAAAGTTATTTAAAATGATAGTGGTAGGAGTGCTTATTTTCGGTATAAGCTGGCTTCATACAAATATGAAAACGGTGGACAACCCTGTCTCGAGGCAGGTTGATGAAGTGAGAGCGGCAGTTTATGAAAACGACTGGGAATTGGTACAGAAGGAAATCGAAAAAATGAAGGATCTATTTGATGAAAGAAGAGGAAGGATAGAGCTCTTTGGGCCAATTGAGCATGTGAATGACACGAGAGTGAATATGACTACATTAGTTGAAGTAGCAAGGCATGGTGAAAAGCATGATGTATTAAGACTTTTGGCTAAAATTGAAGCGAGGTTAGATGATTTTATTATATTTTAA
- a CDS encoding MarR family winged helix-turn-helix transcriptional regulator, which translates to MDNNNDEELSLKLFIVLSRAFQSIKKRVEEDIRSYGLNPTEFAVLELVYHKGDQPIQRIGDKVLIASSSITYVVDKLEKKQLIKRRPCPSDRRITYATITSKGENFMNEVFPKHKTAIDEICAGLDSKERDFMIHQLKKLGYFAQKL; encoded by the coding sequence ATGGATAATAATAATGATGAAGAGCTGTCACTAAAGCTGTTTATCGTATTATCGCGTGCATTTCAATCGATAAAAAAGCGTGTTGAAGAAGATATTAGAAGCTATGGTCTTAATCCAACAGAATTTGCAGTTCTTGAACTCGTCTATCATAAAGGGGATCAACCTATTCAAAGGATTGGAGACAAAGTACTCATCGCAAGTAGTAGCATCACCTATGTGGTCGATAAGTTAGAAAAAAAACAATTGATAAAAAGAAGACCTTGTCCAAGTGATCGCCGTATTACATATGCGACAATAACTTCTAAAGGAGAAAATTTCATGAATGAGGTTTTCCCTAAGCACAAAACGGCTATAGATGAAATATGTGCTGGACTAGATAGTAAAGAAAGAGACTTTATGATACACCAGTTAAAAAAATTAGGCTATTTTGCACAAAAACTGTAA
- the wrbA gene encoding NAD(P)H:quinone oxidoreductase: MANIKLAVIYYSSTGTNYTLAKWAEAGAKEAGAEVKVLKAPELAPQAAIDSNPAWKAHVEEAKDVPEVTLDDLEWADAIIFSTPTRFGNMPSQMKQFLDTTGGLWANGKLANKIVSGMSSASNAHGGQEATILSLYTTMYHWGAIVVTPGYTDPVQFASGGNPYGVSVTVDQEGNMQEDVQEAAKYQAKRTVQVAEAFKKGNL; this comes from the coding sequence ATGGCAAATATAAAATTAGCGGTAATTTACTATAGTTCAACAGGAACAAACTATACATTAGCAAAGTGGGCAGAAGCTGGTGCGAAGGAAGCTGGCGCAGAAGTGAAAGTTTTAAAGGCACCAGAATTAGCACCACAAGCAGCCATTGATTCAAACCCAGCGTGGAAAGCGCATGTAGAGGAAGCAAAGGATGTTCCAGAAGTGACATTAGATGACCTTGAATGGGCGGATGCGATTATTTTCAGTACCCCAACTCGTTTTGGGAACATGCCTTCACAAATGAAGCAGTTTTTAGATACAACCGGAGGATTATGGGCAAATGGAAAGCTAGCTAATAAAATTGTAAGTGGTATGTCTTCTGCAAGTAATGCTCATGGTGGGCAAGAAGCGACAATCCTTTCATTGTATACGACAATGTATCACTGGGGAGCTATTGTTGTAACACCAGGTTATACAGATCCAGTTCAATTTGCTTCTGGAGGAAACCCATATGGAGTTAGTGTTACAGTAGATCAAGAAGGTAATATGCAAGAGGACGTTCAGGAAGCTGCTAAGTACCAAGCAAAGCGTACAGTACAAGTTGCAGAGGCATTTAAAAAAGGAAATCTATAA
- a CDS encoding ring-cleaving dioxygenase, with translation MNELKGLHHVTAITSSAEKNYEFFTYVLGMRLVKKTVNQDDIQTYHLFFADDKGSPGTDMTFFDFPGIRKGTHGTNEISKTSFRVPSDAALDYWVKRFNRLNVKHEGIIDQFGKKTLSFVDFDDQHYQLISDENNIGVESGTPWEQGPIPLEYAITGLGPLFIRIANFDYFKEMMEKVLLFKEIAKEENIHLFEVGEGGNGAQVIVEHNAELPQAQQGFGTVHHAAFRIDDRKVLEEWDSRLRQFGFQTSGYVDRFFFKSLYARVAPQILFEFATDGPGFMGDEPYETLGEKLSLPPFLEDKREQIEKMVRPIDTVRSTKEIKKEYE, from the coding sequence ATGAATGAATTAAAAGGGTTACACCATGTGACGGCTATTACAAGTAGTGCAGAAAAAAATTATGAATTCTTTACTTACGTGCTGGGGATGCGGTTAGTAAAGAAAACAGTCAACCAAGATGATATTCAAACCTATCATTTGTTTTTCGCCGATGATAAAGGAAGTCCAGGGACAGATATGACATTTTTTGACTTCCCTGGCATACGAAAAGGTACCCATGGAACAAATGAAATATCAAAGACTTCTTTTCGTGTCCCGTCCGATGCTGCGCTTGATTACTGGGTGAAACGCTTCAATCGTCTTAACGTAAAACATGAAGGCATCATAGATCAATTTGGAAAAAAGACATTGTCGTTTGTTGATTTCGATGATCAACACTATCAATTAATTTCTGACGAAAATAACATTGGAGTAGAATCAGGGACTCCGTGGGAACAAGGGCCAATTCCTCTCGAATATGCCATAACAGGGCTAGGACCACTTTTTATTCGTATAGCCAATTTTGATTATTTTAAAGAAATGATGGAAAAAGTGTTGTTGTTTAAGGAAATTGCCAAAGAAGAGAATATTCATTTATTTGAGGTTGGTGAAGGTGGAAATGGTGCACAAGTGATTGTAGAGCATAATGCGGAATTACCTCAAGCACAGCAAGGCTTTGGAACTGTCCACCATGCAGCTTTTAGAATTGACGACCGCAAAGTGTTAGAGGAGTGGGATAGTCGTTTACGACAATTTGGATTTCAAACGTCTGGATACGTTGATAGGTTTTTCTTTAAGTCATTATATGCTAGAGTGGCACCACAAATATTATTTGAATTTGCAACAGATGGACCGGGCTTTATGGGCGATGAACCTTACGAAACCCTTGGTGAAAAGCTTTCGTTACCTCCATTTCTTGAGGATAAAAGAGAGCAAATAGAAAAAATGGTTCGTCCGATTGATACGGTAAGGAGTACAAAGGAAATAAAAAAAGAATACGAATAA
- a CDS encoding sensor histidine kinase encodes MDSVLFDYIQLVLLNLSFIFILFFIYHKFLEDKYKHSTALKVLVSGISIVLCMTFSINLVNEGYYFDMRLVPFIIGALYGGRRIGLILFIILLSYRYLLGGEGFYVTMFEYTTIYVLLWFLIPLFSRVNKIKQKVKIAVIISAVDMIGLIIMVGFININEGFSILPFVLASSLYIIQILGVILFVIFIEKAREENEIVSEVKRLEKLRIVGDIAASISHEIRNPLTVTRGFLQFMKRNDITPDKRTQYIDFSLGELSRAEDIINDYLTFAKPTLENVMKLDVLEELKYVKNVVTPFALINNVEILFKNTAEVFVIGEKQKLHQCLINIVKNGVEAMPDGGILTIDLQMINKHAHIAIQDTGIGMNREQIERLGSPYYSTKDKGTGLGTMVVYSIVKAMNGKMNVASELNKGTTITLVFPVVV; translated from the coding sequence ATGGATAGTGTTTTATTCGATTATATACAGCTTGTCTTACTTAACTTATCATTTATTTTTATCCTTTTCTTTATTTACCATAAGTTTTTAGAAGACAAATATAAACATTCAACAGCACTTAAAGTACTTGTATCAGGGATATCTATCGTACTTTGTATGACGTTTTCGATTAACCTCGTTAATGAAGGTTATTATTTTGATATGCGCTTAGTTCCCTTTATCATCGGTGCATTATATGGTGGTAGAAGGATTGGGTTAATTTTATTCATCATTTTATTAAGCTATCGTTACTTACTAGGTGGCGAAGGGTTTTACGTCACAATGTTTGAATATACGACAATTTATGTACTTCTTTGGTTTCTCATTCCCTTATTTTCTCGTGTAAATAAGATTAAGCAAAAAGTTAAAATAGCTGTTATCATTTCTGCCGTTGATATGATTGGGTTAATTATCATGGTAGGCTTTATTAATATAAATGAAGGTTTCTCTATCCTTCCTTTTGTTTTGGCTAGTAGTTTATACATCATACAAATACTCGGTGTCATATTATTTGTAATCTTTATCGAAAAGGCACGAGAGGAAAATGAAATTGTATCAGAAGTAAAACGGCTAGAAAAGCTAAGAATTGTTGGAGACATTGCAGCTAGCATTTCTCATGAGATTAGAAATCCACTCACAGTAACAAGAGGTTTCTTACAGTTTATGAAAAGAAATGATATAACACCTGATAAGAGAACACAATATATCGATTTTTCTTTAGGCGAACTATCCCGTGCGGAGGATATTATCAATGATTATTTAACGTTTGCCAAGCCTACATTAGAAAATGTTATGAAACTTGACGTGTTGGAAGAGTTAAAGTACGTAAAAAATGTTGTTACTCCTTTTGCATTAATTAATAATGTAGAGATTCTCTTTAAAAACACAGCAGAGGTTTTTGTAATTGGTGAAAAACAAAAGCTTCACCAATGTCTCATTAATATTGTAAAGAATGGTGTAGAAGCAATGCCTGACGGCGGAATATTAACAATAGACCTTCAAATGATAAATAAACATGCCCACATCGCTATTCAAGATACTGGAATTGGGATGAATCGAGAACAGATAGAACGACTAGGCTCGCCCTATTATTCGACGAAAGACAAAGGAACAGGTCTTGGAACTATGGTTGTTTATAGTATTGTGAAGGCGATGAATGGAAAAATGAATGTTGCTAGTGAACTTAATAAAGGAACAACGATTACACTTGTTTTTCCTGTAGTAGTTTGA
- a CDS encoding glycerophosphoryl diester phosphodiesterase membrane domain-containing protein encodes MLRSSIHDFSISYKKYLSFAFIYMLLTSFLFVPLISYIFNRMIKLMGTGSLLNAEVYKIGSSFPGLMGMLLISFLVSLILFLEFGVMILIAQQGYFRKRIYVSQALITTMRKFPKILGFGLFQIILITLLFIPFIELSVFPALLDFNIAIFLTSQLYGSSDLAIFIYLLIVILAIYLFIRFLFTLHYIFIEECSVWKSMQLSWKLTKKNNLKTIFYLILLNVLIFIVGFLFITMISYIPSLVETVAVGTFIQNYLVTFSSFMAIIFSLLLVPINVIIVTRLFYRYRKRNGEDIEDALNIYGSKSLITVEKRVKRFFSKRFTISAAVFIYVTSMFFINFTINDNLVYLNWNVQVAAHRGDLHSAPENSLSSIRSAIDKGVDAVEIDVMLTKDGEIILNHDYTFQRVAGVPDRVIEMTYEEVAEVDIGRLFSDEFIGEPVPTLEEAIIEVMDENVTFIIDVKIDSTGEDRRDELAKGIVDLVEQYDMVDVTYVQSFDYDVLQEVRQRNSDIKIGQILYLSAGNLSSLDVDFYTIRQTMLSERFIENARRLDREVWVWTVNLERNMREVLKYDIDGIITDYPERAQRVIGIDFAGEEELPMEGS; translated from the coding sequence ATGTTAAGAAGTAGTATCCATGATTTTTCAATATCATATAAAAAATATTTATCATTTGCATTTATATATATGCTCCTGACAAGTTTTCTCTTTGTCCCATTGATTTCATATATTTTTAACAGAATGATTAAGTTAATGGGGACAGGTTCACTGTTGAACGCTGAGGTGTATAAAATCGGATCGAGCTTTCCTGGACTCATGGGTATGCTATTAATTAGCTTCTTAGTTTCATTAATATTATTTTTAGAGTTTGGAGTCATGATCCTCATTGCACAGCAGGGGTATTTCAGAAAGCGTATTTATGTGTCTCAAGCATTGATAACCACGATGAGAAAATTCCCGAAAATATTAGGGTTCGGATTATTTCAGATCATTTTAATTACTTTGCTTTTCATCCCTTTTATTGAGCTGTCAGTTTTTCCTGCGTTACTAGATTTCAACATAGCAATATTTCTTACTAGCCAGTTATACGGATCTTCAGATTTAGCGATCTTTATATACTTACTTATTGTGATATTAGCAATATATTTATTCATTCGTTTTCTATTTACGTTACATTATATATTTATTGAGGAATGCTCTGTTTGGAAATCGATGCAGTTAAGCTGGAAACTAACTAAAAAGAATAACTTGAAAACGATCTTTTACTTAATATTATTAAACGTACTCATATTTATTGTAGGTTTCCTATTCATTACAATGATATCTTATATACCAAGTTTAGTAGAAACGGTAGCTGTAGGAACGTTTATTCAAAACTACCTAGTTACTTTTTCTAGTTTTATGGCCATTATCTTTTCGTTATTACTAGTACCGATAAATGTTATTATCGTCACTAGATTGTTTTATCGTTACCGAAAAAGAAATGGAGAAGACATTGAAGATGCATTGAACATTTACGGAAGTAAAAGCTTGATTACAGTAGAAAAAAGAGTAAAACGTTTTTTTTCAAAACGATTTACAATAAGCGCAGCTGTTTTTATCTATGTCACTTCAATGTTTTTTATAAACTTTACTATTAATGATAATCTTGTTTACTTGAATTGGAATGTTCAAGTGGCTGCACATCGTGGAGATTTGCATAGTGCACCTGAAAATTCCTTAAGTAGTATTAGGTCTGCCATCGATAAAGGCGTTGATGCAGTGGAGATAGATGTGATGCTGACAAAGGATGGCGAGATTATTTTAAATCATGATTATACTTTCCAACGAGTAGCAGGCGTTCCAGATAGGGTTATTGAAATGACGTATGAAGAAGTTGCAGAAGTAGATATAGGACGCCTATTTTCAGATGAGTTTATCGGCGAGCCAGTACCAACGCTTGAAGAAGCAATAATAGAGGTAATGGATGAGAATGTTACGTTCATCATAGACGTGAAAATAGATAGTACTGGTGAAGACCGAAGAGATGAATTGGCAAAGGGGATTGTTGATCTAGTCGAGCAATACGACATGGTCGATGTTACGTACGTACAGTCATTTGATTATGATGTGCTTCAAGAGGTGAGACAACGAAATAGTGACATTAAAATTGGACAAATTTTGTATTTGTCTGCTGGAAATTTATCTAGTTTAGACGTAGATTTTTATACAATTCGTCAAACGATGTTATCGGAACGTTTTATTGAAAACGCTCGTCGTCTTGATCGCGAAGTGTGGGTCTGGACGGTTAATTTAGAACGTAACATGAGAGAAGTTTTAAAGTATGACATAGATGGCATTATAACTGACTATCCGGAAAGAGCGCAAAGAGTTATCGGTATTGATTTTGCAGGTGAAGAAGAGCTGCCAATGGAAGGGAGTTAA